A stretch of DNA from Candidatus Hydrogenedentota bacterium:
CGTGCTGCCGTCGTTCACGAAAAGAATCTCGCAGGACTCCGGGAGGCCTGCGAACACCGCGTCAATGCGCGCAAAAAGGAGGGGGACGTTGTCCGCCTCGTTGTAGCAGGGAACGACCACCGAAACGTCCGGCGTTGTCATGATGTGTGCTGTTTCCGAAGTTCTGCCACCGTCAAAGGAAGGGGGCGGGCGCGGCGCGCCGCCCGGGGGAAGAGTATACCGCAGTCATCCGGAAAAACGCCGCGCGGGCGCGCGGCGGGGACGCGCTCAGCCGGTGAACATGTCCTTGAGCTCCTTCATGAACTCGTTGAGGTCCTTGAACTGGCGGTACACGGAGGCGAAACGGACATAGGCCACCTCGTCCAGGTCGCGCAGGCGCTTCATCACCGCCTCGCCGATGGCCTTGGTGGACACCTCATGCTCGTTGTTGTTGAACAGCTCGCGCTCGATGGTGCTGATCAGCGCGTCCACCTGCTCCAGGCTCACCTCGCGCTTCTCGATGGCCTTGATGATGCCCGCGCGGATCTTCCACGAGTGGAACGGCTCGCGGCGGCCGTCCTTCTTGATCACCATCTGCGCCACCTCCTCCACGCGCTCGTAGGTGGTGAAACGGCGGCTGCAATTGATGCATTCGCGGCGGCGGCGGATGGAGTCCCCCTCTTTCGCCACACGGGAGTCCACCACCTTGCTGTCATGGTATCCGCAGAACGGGCATTTCATGGCGTCGCGCTTCCTTTCGGGCGGAATTCACCCACCTGCCGGAGCCTCTCCGGAGGCAAGCCCCATATATTGTGGTCTGCCAACGCATGAAGCATAACACACGCCATATCCTGTGTCAAGCGTAAAATGTCAGCAGGGTTTCCCCATACCGCTGGTGGCGAAAGGCCTCCAGACCGCCCGCCGCGTCCGGCGGGGGAGTGGTCTTCCCCCCCGACTCCAGCACCACCCAGCCCCCCGGCCGCACAAGTTCCCCCGCAGCGAGGGCTTCCAACAACGCCGCATGGCCGTCGTAGCGCCAGGGCGGATCGGCGAACACCAGATCGAAGGGGCCGCGCAGGCCCGAAAGCCCCGCAGGCAGCGTGAGCCGGTGCAGCACGGCACGGTCCTCAAATCCGCAATGGCTCACATTGCGCCGCAGCAGCGACAGCATCTGGCCGTCCGCCTCCACAAACACGGCGGACGCGGCGCCCCGGCTCAGGGCCTCCAATCCGTTCGCCCCCGTGCCCGCGAACAGGTCCGCAAACACGGCCCCCTCCAGCCGGGGGGCGAGAATGTTAAACAGGCTCTCCCGCACGCGGTCCAGCGTGGGCCGCGTGGCGCGGTCCGGGGGCGGCTCCAGACGCCGTCCCCGCGCCGTTCCGGCGATGATGCGCATGTGGTTTTCCTCGTCGCGTGTGCGCCTTCATTGTGCGTGTCCGCGCGGACCGGCGCAACTTTGCCACGGGGGAATGGGTCGGTGTGCCGGCAGGCCGGGAGGAAGTCCCTCTCCGGCGGCAGGTTATCCGTTTCTTCGCGTCCCACAAGAAACAGAGGCGCGCGCGTCCCGAGAATGTCAAGAGTTATCCCCCTCTCCGCCCGGGGGCAATAAGGACCGCTGCCCCGGCTTTCTGGCACCATTCCGGCTAAGTGCTTTTCCGCGCGGGGCTTCCCCCGCCGCAGAGGCGCAGGGGCGTCCATCCCTCCCCCCTCTCCCCGGCCCACTACCCGGCAACCACCCCGCAGGCCCGCTTGTGGATTACGGTGTGAAGAAAGGTCCCCCAGCCCGGGCATGCACGGACATTTCCCGCCTGCAACGGCTGCTATTCCCTTCGTAACCTTATTTGTGTCAATCATATAGACGACTTTAGGGAGGTTTTCCAGTTTTACCCGACCCCTTCGGGGGGCTGTGGAAAAGTTGTGGAAAAGACCCCTCCCGCCCCCCAAACCGGCCAAAGAGGCAAATTCCATGAAGGCCGGAAAAGCGCCAATGGGTTAAGGCGCGCAGCGAGTCGGCGGGTCCGGCCCGTGTGTCCGGCATTTCCGCTCCCGCCGTATTCCGCGTGTATACTGACGGGCGTTGCATGGCCTCCCTGGGCAGGGCAATCGCACTAAAATGCGCCTTGAAAAACCGCCTGCAAACGGCATGAACGTCCCTCGGTCTGTGAGTCCGTCTTTGTTGTCCCAACGGGACATCCGCCTATAGCCCAGGCCAGGCCGCCGCCCAAAGGGCCAGGCCTGCCCTGGGGAGGAGGCACCCTCCAACAAATGCCCTGAAAGGGCATCCGAAATCTTCTTGCGCGCCGGGAAGAAGACAAGGCAGGCGGGACGCCTGCGGTACGGAACTGCCCCGCA
This window harbors:
- the nrdR gene encoding transcriptional repressor NrdR, with the translated sequence MKCPFCGYHDSKVVDSRVAKEGDSIRRRRECINCSRRFTTYERVEEVAQMVIKKDGRREPFHSWKIRAGIIKAIEKREVSLEQVDALISTIERELFNNNEHEVSTKAIGEAVMKRLRDLDEVAYVRFASVYRQFKDLNEFMKELKDMFTG